The Mucilaginibacter yixingensis genome window below encodes:
- a CDS encoding glycoside hydrolase family 36 protein, which produces MHKIFLLLCCLSAIRAQAQEYQAGGYRFMIPDQQGVSVSADSSGLAPGLIRVKFRFEKNPISDILIKWSMPLQDITGCWTTDGNVPRFIHMGAKLEANLASQAPVWAFFNDAGRSRFTAALSDAFHKTTFSSGINEVDATLGCTLKIELSAAERSSPYEVSLLLNKSDERYEDALGKVTKWWADMPQYHPAAIPDAARQPLYSTWYSYHQNFDAKSLLAECVAAKKLGYTGIIVDDGWQTLHHAGGYAFTGDWQPERIPDMAGFVRQVHQTGMRCLLWYSVPFVGYKSAAFKRFEGKLLYRSDRQSAAILDPRYPDVRRFIVERYVNALKVWDLDGFKLDFIDSFTNQASEAPAVGSTADYQSVYAGIDALMVAIRKALTAVKPGILIEFRQSYTGPAMRKYGNMFRAGDCPAAALTNRIRTTDLRLLAGNTAVHSDMLTWDYHGSAPQAALQFLNIIFAVPQLSVRLNDIPASQLHMVRFYTRYWLDNRQVLLNGKFRAAGPAQNYPILSSELGDKLIASIYSNQSKPLQLHKNQVDLINAKTTAGILLQVDAEAHYKAEVYDCEGRRLRKTQLALKPGIVKVQVPPSGMICLRKF; this is translated from the coding sequence TTGCACAAGATATTCTTGCTGTTGTGCTGCCTGTCGGCAATCCGGGCGCAGGCGCAGGAGTATCAGGCCGGCGGTTATCGCTTTATGATTCCTGATCAGCAAGGAGTAAGCGTGAGCGCTGATTCATCAGGGCTGGCGCCGGGCCTCATCCGCGTAAAATTCAGATTTGAAAAAAATCCCATCAGTGATATCTTGATTAAGTGGAGCATGCCACTACAGGACATTACGGGTTGCTGGACTACTGATGGAAACGTGCCACGTTTTATTCACATGGGGGCTAAGTTGGAGGCTAATCTGGCTAGCCAGGCCCCCGTATGGGCCTTTTTTAATGATGCCGGCCGGAGCCGTTTTACAGCGGCATTGTCTGATGCTTTTCACAAAACCACTTTTTCTTCTGGCATCAATGAAGTGGATGCGACGCTAGGCTGCACATTGAAAATAGAACTTTCTGCAGCCGAACGATCATCACCTTATGAAGTAAGTTTACTGCTCAATAAAAGCGATGAACGTTATGAGGATGCCTTAGGAAAAGTTACTAAATGGTGGGCAGATATGCCGCAATATCACCCTGCAGCTATTCCAGATGCGGCCCGGCAGCCACTATATTCAACCTGGTATAGCTATCATCAAAACTTTGATGCCAAATCACTTCTGGCTGAATGTGTGGCCGCGAAAAAACTGGGCTATACCGGCATCATTGTAGACGATGGCTGGCAAACGCTCCACCACGCTGGCGGCTACGCCTTTACGGGCGATTGGCAGCCCGAGCGTATTCCGGATATGGCGGGTTTTGTGCGTCAGGTGCATCAAACCGGTATGCGCTGCCTGTTGTGGTATTCGGTGCCTTTTGTGGGCTACAAGTCTGCCGCCTTTAAGCGCTTTGAAGGGAAATTGCTTTACCGCAGCGATAGGCAATCAGCCGCCATACTTGATCCGCGTTACCCCGATGTGCGCAGGTTTATTGTGGAGCGCTATGTCAATGCGTTAAAAGTCTGGGATCTGGATGGCTTTAAGTTAGATTTTATTGACAGTTTTACTAACCAGGCCAGTGAAGCTCCGGCAGTTGGCAGTACAGCAGACTATCAGTCTGTATATGCGGGTATTGATGCGCTGATGGTAGCGATTAGAAAGGCATTGACCGCTGTTAAGCCCGGGATACTGATAGAATTCAGACAATCTTATACTGGTCCGGCTATGCGTAAGTATGGCAATATGTTCAGGGCGGGCGATTGCCCGGCGGCGGCGCTCACTAACCGCATTCGTACTACCGACCTGCGGTTGCTGGCCGGTAATACAGCCGTACACTCAGATATGCTAACCTGGGATTATCACGGCAGTGCCCCTCAGGCAGCACTTCAGTTTTTGAATATCATTTTCGCGGTGCCACAATTGTCTGTAAGGCTTAATGATATTCCCGCATCGCAGCTCCATATGGTACGTTTCTATACCCGTTATTGGCTGGATAACAGGCAGGTATTGTTAAACGGAAAGTTCAGGGCTGCTGGTCCTGCGCAAAATTACCCCATTTTAAGCAGCGAGTTGGGCGATAAGTTGATTGCCAGTATCTACAGCAATCAAAGTAAACCGCTGCAACTGCATAAAAACCAGGTAGATCTTATTAACGCCAAAACCACAGCAGGTATACTGCTGCAGGTTGATGCGGAGGCGCACTATAAGGCGGAGGTGTATGATTGCGAGGGTCGCCGACTCAGGAAAACGCAATTGGCATTGAAACCAGGTATAGTTAAGGTGCAGGTGCCGCCTTCGGGTATGATTTGTCTTCGTAAATTTTAA
- the galB gene encoding beta-galactosidase GalB, with amino-acid sequence MRKYYLLLLSLFFVHAIFAQQTALRQVLNFDEGWRFHLGEVAGAEQPYYNDKAWRQLNLPHDWSIEVAFKKENPAGYDGGALPGGIGWYRKAFKVSPADRNRQVYIEFDGVYQRSDVWINGHHLGFRPNGYISFRYDLTPYLHFGGINEIAVKADNSHQPNSRWYSGSGIYRHVRLVKTAKVAVDQWGTFVRTQNVSASSADVMVTTIISNRTQSDQKVTVVTTIFDQTGKQVAQNRSAVIDIKDTICKTDATLQVTQPELWSTDAPYLYKVTTTVYADGQLTDTYHTPLGIRYFNFDADKGFSLNGKPMKILGVCNHHDLGALGAAVNTAAQRRQLQLLKAMGCNGIRTSHNPPDPGLLELCDELGFIVMDEAFDVWEKGKKPFDYHLFFRQWSARDLRDQVLRDRNHPSVFIWSIGNEIHEQNDTVALRIAPQLAAVVHELDTTRPITTANSRPDTTNKIISSGAVDLIGYNYHNRDLASFHQRYPGKKFIGSETTSALETRGYYDMPSDSIRRWPLDSTTRGLNADYTVSAYDNVSANWGGTHEETWKLIKKYPFLSGMYIWTGFDYLGEPTPYPWPARSSYFGILDLAGFPKDIYYMYQSEWTPKPVLHLFPHWNWQPGKTVDVWVFYSQADEVELYLNGKSLGVRKKTGEDLHVMWRVKFEPGELKAISRKNGKVILTHKIVTAGKPAKLVLHTDRSQIKADGNDLAFITVEALDVKGNPVPEADMQADFQISGAGKIVGVDNGDPVSHAPFKAHYRKLFHGKALVIVQAGKQPSAIKLTATSPGLQAGTITIQSK; translated from the coding sequence ATGAGGAAGTATTACTTATTACTGTTATCACTTTTTTTTGTGCACGCCATTTTTGCGCAGCAGACGGCCCTGCGTCAGGTGCTCAATTTTGATGAGGGCTGGCGTTTCCACTTGGGCGAAGTTGCTGGCGCAGAACAGCCGTACTATAACGACAAAGCCTGGCGGCAGCTCAACCTGCCGCATGACTGGAGCATTGAAGTGGCGTTTAAAAAAGAAAACCCTGCTGGTTATGATGGTGGCGCTTTACCCGGCGGCATTGGCTGGTATCGCAAAGCTTTCAAAGTTTCGCCGGCAGATCGTAACCGGCAAGTTTATATTGAATTTGACGGTGTTTATCAGCGTAGTGATGTCTGGATCAATGGCCATCATTTAGGGTTTCGTCCTAACGGCTATATTTCGTTCCGTTATGATCTGACGCCGTATCTGCATTTTGGCGGCATTAATGAAATTGCTGTAAAAGCAGATAATTCGCACCAGCCAAATTCCCGCTGGTATTCAGGTTCAGGTATTTACCGGCATGTGCGCCTGGTGAAAACCGCTAAGGTAGCGGTTGATCAGTGGGGGACCTTTGTCCGTACCCAAAATGTATCTGCCTCATCGGCTGATGTAATGGTGACCACAATCATCAGCAACCGCACACAGTCTGACCAGAAAGTTACGGTTGTTACCACCATTTTTGACCAGACAGGGAAGCAGGTTGCGCAAAACCGTTCAGCAGTTATCGATATAAAAGATACGATTTGTAAGACTGACGCAACGTTGCAGGTAACACAACCTGAACTTTGGTCTACAGACGCGCCTTATCTCTATAAAGTAACTACCACCGTTTATGCAGATGGCCAGTTAACCGACACTTACCACACGCCACTGGGTATTCGTTATTTTAATTTTGATGCCGATAAAGGTTTCTCGCTAAACGGGAAGCCGATGAAGATACTGGGTGTTTGCAATCACCATGATCTGGGCGCTTTAGGTGCCGCAGTAAATACCGCAGCCCAGCGCCGGCAACTGCAGCTTTTAAAAGCTATGGGGTGTAATGGCATCCGCACCTCACATAATCCACCCGATCCGGGATTGTTAGAGCTGTGCGATGAGCTGGGTTTTATAGTGATGGACGAAGCCTTTGACGTTTGGGAGAAAGGCAAGAAGCCGTTTGATTACCATTTATTCTTCCGACAATGGTCGGCCCGTGATCTGCGCGATCAGGTATTGCGAGACCGTAATCACCCCAGCGTTTTTATCTGGAGCATTGGTAACGAGATCCATGAGCAGAATGATACGGTAGCCCTGCGCATTGCGCCACAACTGGCTGCGGTTGTTCATGAGCTGGATACCACCAGACCCATTACCACTGCTAACAGTAGGCCAGATACCACCAACAAGATCATCAGTTCAGGAGCCGTGGATCTGATTGGTTATAATTATCATAACCGCGATCTGGCGAGTTTTCATCAGCGTTATCCCGGTAAAAAGTTCATCGGTTCAGAAACTACCTCGGCGCTTGAGACCCGCGGCTATTATGATATGCCATCAGACAGTATCCGCCGCTGGCCGCTGGATAGTACAACCAGGGGGCTGAATGCCGATTATACGGTATCAGCGTATGACAACGTGAGCGCCAACTGGGGCGGCACGCATGAGGAAACCTGGAAGTTGATTAAAAAATACCCATTCCTGTCGGGAATGTACATCTGGACGGGCTTTGACTATTTGGGCGAGCCAACGCCATATCCCTGGCCGGCGCGCAGCTCATATTTCGGCATACTGGATCTGGCCGGATTTCCCAAAGATATTTATTACATGTACCAAAGTGAGTGGACGCCCAAACCCGTGCTGCATCTGTTTCCGCATTGGAACTGGCAGCCCGGCAAAACGGTTGATGTTTGGGTGTTTTACAGTCAGGCTGATGAAGTGGAACTATACCTGAACGGCAAATCCCTTGGCGTGAGAAAGAAAACCGGCGAAGATCTGCACGTGATGTGGCGGGTAAAATTTGAGCCTGGTGAGTTGAAAGCCATTTCCCGCAAAAACGGTAAAGTTATATTGACCCATAAAATAGTAACCGCAGGCAAGCCGGCAAAACTGGTTTTACATACAGACAGGAGCCAGATAAAAGCCGATGGCAACGATCTGGCATTCATCACCGTTGAAGCACTGGACGTTAAGGGCAACCCTGTCCCCGAAGCCGATATGCAGGCTGATTTCCAGATTAGCGGCGCTGGTAAAATTGTTGGGGTGGATAATGGCGACCCAGTTAGTCATGCGCCGTTTAAGGCGCACTATCGTAAACTTTTTCATGGTAAGGCGCTGGTCATTGTGCAGGCTGGTAAGCAGCCATCAGCCATTAAACTTACAGCAACCTCGCCGGGGTTGCAGGCCGGTACGATAACGATTCAAAGCAAGTAA
- a CDS encoding glycoside hydrolase family 28 protein has translation MKKLILIFFVALCWCSTVNAADYLITDFGAKRGAKELATVPIQKAIDQCTANGGGRVIVPAGDFLTGTIFLKNHVELYLESGAKLLGSTDRTDYPKLDGERGLIITHDAVDVSISGKGEIDGNGAAFFKGDNAPDRPFLVLFKHCKQVSVTGIKLSNSAFWTFRLLYNDGVQVAGIQICSHVNFNNDGIDIDSRNVTISNCIIDTDDDALCFKSDSSFICQQVTVTNCVLASNCNFIKMGTASVGGFKNISISNCVLRRASASHFRFWERTVPGVTEPITGLAGIALEIVDGGAMDGIQISNITMDGVQTPIFIRLGNRSHATGSLKNVIISHIIAKSVSRIASSITAIPGFKVENVVLRDIYVEAPGGGTAKDYATVVPEQEKAYPENRMFETALPAYGLYLRHVSNISLDHIQFKAARDEARPALYVDDARHIHISDLSASAPVAGAPLVELNNVLDFMADGWAIDQAIPLLFRIRGAQSKQIDLNGLRGVNSPRLYELKDGAAKNALLKK, from the coding sequence ATGAAGAAATTGATCTTAATATTTTTTGTGGCCCTGTGTTGGTGCAGCACAGTTAATGCGGCCGATTATTTGATTACAGATTTTGGTGCCAAACGCGGCGCAAAGGAGTTGGCCACTGTGCCCATTCAAAAAGCCATTGACCAATGCACCGCCAACGGCGGAGGCAGAGTAATAGTGCCAGCCGGCGATTTTTTGACGGGTACCATTTTTCTTAAAAATCACGTAGAGCTTTACCTGGAAAGCGGCGCGAAGCTACTAGGGAGTACAGATAGGACAGATTACCCCAAATTGGATGGTGAGCGTGGATTGATTATTACCCATGATGCTGTTGATGTCAGCATCTCAGGTAAAGGCGAGATTGATGGAAACGGCGCTGCTTTTTTCAAGGGAGATAATGCGCCCGACAGGCCATTCCTCGTATTGTTTAAACACTGTAAACAGGTAAGTGTAACCGGTATCAAACTCAGCAATTCTGCCTTTTGGACGTTCCGGTTGCTGTATAATGACGGCGTACAGGTAGCTGGTATCCAGATCTGCTCGCACGTTAATTTTAATAATGACGGGATAGATATTGACAGCAGGAACGTTACCATCAGCAATTGCATTATTGATACCGACGATGATGCGCTTTGCTTTAAAAGCGATAGCAGCTTTATCTGCCAGCAGGTAACGGTAACCAACTGTGTGCTGGCCTCTAATTGCAATTTTATCAAGATGGGGACCGCCTCTGTGGGCGGGTTTAAAAATATCAGCATCAGCAATTGCGTGTTGCGGCGGGCGTCAGCATCGCATTTCAGGTTTTGGGAACGTACTGTGCCGGGTGTTACAGAACCCATTACGGGCCTAGCCGGTATTGCGCTGGAGATTGTTGATGGCGGCGCGATGGACGGCATTCAGATCAGCAACATTACCATGGATGGCGTACAAACGCCCATTTTTATCAGGTTGGGCAATCGCAGTCATGCAACAGGTTCGCTTAAAAATGTGATAATCAGCCATATCATTGCCAAAAGCGTGAGCCGTATAGCCAGTAGTATTACAGCTATCCCGGGCTTTAAGGTAGAAAATGTGGTGCTGCGCGATATCTATGTGGAAGCACCGGGCGGGGGCACGGCAAAAGACTATGCCACTGTGGTACCAGAGCAGGAGAAAGCCTATCCAGAAAACCGCATGTTTGAAACGGCGCTGCCGGCATACGGACTTTATCTGCGGCATGTGAGCAATATTTCGCTTGATCATATCCAGTTTAAAGCAGCCAGGGATGAAGCCCGGCCTGCTTTGTATGTAGACGATGCCCGGCATATCCATATCTCAGATCTCAGTGCAAGTGCACCCGTAGCCGGTGCTCCGCTGGTTGAACTAAATAATGTACTTGACTTTATGGCTGATGGCTGGGCTATTGATCAGGCCATTCCATTACTGTTTCGCATCCGCGGAGCGCAGTCAAAACAAATTGATCTTAATGGTTTGCGGGGCGTAAACAGCCCCCGATTGTACGAACTGAAAGACGGTGCAGCTAAAAACGCGCTGCTAAAAAAATAA
- a CDS encoding glycoside hydrolase family 3 C-terminal domain-containing protein, translated as MGKTIAILGLLWLGGLFAFSCQHHESDYLDLNHSGQMDLYEDPSQPATIRAKDLVARLSLQEKAGLMASNAIAVLRLGIPAFGWDNEGKHAIVTCFPTSIGMAASWDTTVLEQVGSALGDEARIMSKREADAGRQLKWLSFWAPTINMARDPRWGRTMETFSEDPYLTSRLAVNFVKGMQGDHPRYLKAVAGVNHFAAYSRELGRHELNADIADEKQLREYYLESFRVAVKEGGNAGMGAANNALNGVPSAGNRWLLTHVLREEWGYKGYVFSDAGSISDIAGIRKYVPTPEKGVTLAVRAGTDIDCGNSYSDYLAHAVHQHELEEAVMDSSLVRSFAVRFRLGMFDPKEKNPYNQISDNLLDGQLHRRLALKAARESMVLLKNAHHLLPFNAEIKHIVVAGPRADQPELGRKQSGRSAKNVSALAGIQRRFDQAQVSYSKNITVSLKQAAAADVIVYCTSLMEGEVSDRLDLRLSTRQEADILKLAATGKPVVVVLYSGAAVDMSPWIGKVSGVIAAWYPGEEGGNALAQILAGDYNPSGKLPVTFYHNTHELPPFDDFDIRSGRTYQYQKHTPLYPFGYGLSYTTFHTKLQAMNRQGAATHVRINVQNTGTKDGTEVVQLYIGFRGDHSRSFPQKRLKAFRKIFLGAGKAGFVDFTVKDEDLALYDNAMNYRIFPGNYTFFIGNSSADEHLPVRVNIRGRLLQSGPKLKYEVMSVINPKIKAGDSVQVMVTCRNDGDLTGRVAVMADGQPHYAQDSYVGPHCIEKLLFQIPLVGAIDHQLAVPGLSPVVIKLRAVAQQLIVQRNGGGQLVVAGQKIKLHYWLINNGSERRSFSPILDINGVKRTIITPQLQPGKITDLSIPVELRKAGVYQISLNGAAQQTMLVGHTAKSPYQVFATQKGQFFQVDSTTFWGYANGSVGGTPVSNNYGERTANDCYGALYLPDGMAGNSVATVRIHQQEKTGNYAKVGLMIRNKINQPGKSAGYMTAAVTSYYGGGGLFEWDAHQTGFLDSMRRVSLAAFPDKWLRIERHQQHYTVWASADGNRWKKYGQFEVKGGSSRQDVGVFIASDDPARVCNVIFSDFSVRPLTKPLTETNNGKPKKQERQFTTEPI; from the coding sequence ATGGGAAAAACTATAGCTATTCTGGGTTTACTTTGGCTGGGCGGGCTGTTTGCCTTTTCGTGCCAGCATCATGAGTCTGATTACCTTGACCTGAATCATAGTGGGCAGATGGATCTTTATGAAGATCCGTCTCAACCCGCAACCATCCGGGCAAAAGACCTGGTAGCAAGACTGTCATTGCAGGAAAAAGCCGGTTTAATGGCCAGCAACGCCATTGCTGTGCTGCGGTTGGGCATCCCGGCTTTCGGGTGGGATAACGAGGGCAAGCATGCCATTGTTACCTGTTTCCCAACCAGTATTGGCATGGCCGCCTCCTGGGACACCACCGTTCTAGAGCAAGTAGGCAGCGCCCTTGGCGATGAAGCACGTATTATGAGCAAGCGCGAGGCCGATGCAGGCCGCCAACTCAAATGGCTGTCATTCTGGGCGCCCACTATTAACATGGCGCGCGATCCGCGTTGGGGCCGGACGATGGAAACTTTTAGCGAGGACCCATATCTCACTTCGCGTCTCGCCGTCAACTTTGTGAAGGGAATGCAGGGTGATCATCCGCGATACCTCAAAGCCGTCGCCGGTGTTAATCATTTTGCAGCTTATAGCCGGGAACTGGGCCGGCATGAGCTGAACGCTGACATTGCTGACGAAAAACAATTGCGTGAGTACTATCTGGAAAGTTTCCGTGTGGCTGTAAAAGAGGGGGGTAACGCAGGCATGGGCGCCGCTAACAATGCGTTAAATGGCGTGCCGTCTGCCGGCAATCGCTGGTTGCTGACGCATGTGCTGCGCGAGGAGTGGGGTTATAAAGGTTACGTTTTTTCAGATGCCGGGTCCATTAGTGATATTGCAGGGATCAGAAAGTATGTACCGACGCCGGAAAAGGGCGTAACCCTGGCTGTACGTGCCGGTACCGATATTGATTGCGGCAACAGCTATTCAGATTATCTGGCTCATGCTGTTCATCAGCATGAATTGGAAGAAGCCGTGATGGATTCCAGCCTGGTCCGCAGTTTTGCCGTTCGGTTTCGGCTGGGGATGTTTGATCCGAAGGAGAAGAATCCTTATAACCAAATTTCAGATAATTTACTGGACGGGCAGTTGCATCGCCGGTTAGCCTTGAAGGCGGCTCGTGAAAGCATGGTTTTGCTGAAGAATGCGCATCATCTATTACCCTTCAATGCTGAGATTAAGCATATTGTAGTTGCCGGTCCGCGGGCAGACCAGCCTGAGCTGGGCCGCAAACAGTCGGGCAGATCGGCCAAAAATGTTTCGGCCCTGGCAGGGATACAGCGTCGGTTTGACCAGGCCCAGGTATCATATTCAAAAAACATAACCGTATCGCTTAAACAGGCTGCCGCTGCCGATGTCATTGTTTACTGCACCAGTTTGATGGAAGGTGAAGTCTCGGATCGGTTGGATCTGCGCTTGTCTACCCGTCAGGAAGCAGATATTCTGAAACTCGCAGCCACCGGTAAACCTGTTGTGGTGGTGCTTTACAGTGGTGCCGCCGTGGATATGTCGCCATGGATTGGCAAGGTCTCCGGGGTGATAGCAGCCTGGTATCCCGGCGAAGAAGGCGGTAACGCGTTGGCGCAAATTTTGGCAGGCGATTATAATCCTTCGGGCAAGCTGCCGGTTACTTTCTATCACAATACCCATGAACTGCCGCCTTTTGATGATTTTGATATCCGTTCGGGGCGCACCTATCAATATCAAAAACATACACCGCTGTATCCGTTCGGGTATGGCTTAAGCTATACAACCTTTCACACCAAATTGCAGGCAATGAACCGGCAGGGTGCCGCTACCCACGTAAGGATCAACGTTCAGAATACGGGAACAAAAGACGGTACCGAAGTGGTGCAATTGTATATTGGTTTCCGTGGCGACCATAGCCGGTCATTTCCGCAAAAAAGATTAAAGGCTTTCCGGAAAATTTTTCTTGGAGCTGGCAAAGCCGGTTTTGTTGATTTTACGGTGAAAGATGAAGACCTCGCGCTCTACGACAATGCGATGAACTACCGGATATTCCCCGGCAATTATACTTTCTTCATCGGCAACTCCTCGGCAGATGAACATTTGCCGGTCCGCGTAAACATCCGGGGCAGGCTATTGCAATCCGGCCCAAAACTGAAGTACGAAGTGATGAGCGTGATCAATCCGAAGATTAAAGCCGGCGATAGCGTTCAGGTAATGGTGACATGCCGGAATGACGGAGACCTGACCGGCAGGGTAGCAGTAATGGCTGACGGGCAGCCTCATTATGCCCAGGATAGCTATGTTGGCCCGCATTGTATAGAAAAATTACTGTTTCAGATCCCGCTGGTGGGAGCTATTGATCATCAGCTGGCAGTGCCGGGTCTGTCACCCGTAGTTATAAAGCTGCGGGCAGTTGCTCAGCAACTTATTGTTCAGAGAAATGGCGGCGGGCAGTTAGTGGTGGCCGGTCAGAAAATAAAGCTGCACTACTGGTTGATTAATAATGGCTCAGAACGGCGAAGTTTCTCTCCAATACTCGATATCAATGGCGTAAAGCGCACCATCATCACACCGCAATTGCAACCGGGAAAGATTACGGACTTGTCTATCCCTGTTGAACTGAGAAAAGCAGGCGTTTATCAAATCAGTTTAAATGGCGCAGCTCAGCAAACCATGCTGGTCGGTCATACAGCTAAATCTCCATACCAGGTATTCGCTACCCAAAAAGGTCAATTTTTTCAGGTTGACAGCACTACATTCTGGGGTTATGCAAATGGGAGTGTAGGTGGTACGCCTGTGTCCAATAACTATGGCGAGCGTACTGCTAATGATTGTTATGGCGCTTTATATCTGCCTGACGGCATGGCCGGTAACAGCGTAGCTACGGTGCGGATTCATCAGCAGGAAAAGACCGGAAACTATGCCAAAGTGGGTTTGATGATCCGAAACAAGATCAACCAGCCGGGCAAATCTGCAGGGTATATGACTGCCGCCGTTACCTCTTACTATGGGGGCGGCGGACTATTTGAGTGGGATGCCCATCAAACCGGTTTCCTGGATTCAATGCGTCGGGTTTCGCTGGCCGCATTTCCTGATAAATGGTTACGTATAGAACGGCACCAGCAACACTATACGGTTTGGGCGAGCGCAGATGGTAACCGTTGGAAAAAATATGGCCAGTTTGAAGTTAAAGGTGGCAGCAGCAGGCAAGATGTCGGCGTATTCATTGCGTCCGATGATCCTGCGCGTGTCTGCAACGTCATCTTCTCTGATTTCAGCGTGAGGCCGCTAACAAAGCCTTTAACAGAAACCAATAATGGCAAGCCGAAAAAACAAGAACGCCAATTTACTACCGAACCGATATAA